A region of the Nitrospirota bacterium genome:
TGATTTGGCGCAGCGGAAGCCCGTATAGCTGTTGCGCGTCTCAGGTGGGAGCTTGAATCGCCCATAGGTGAGGAGATATTTGGGCAGATCGGACCAAGACCCACCGCGGAGTACTTTGAATTGCCCCTGTTCAGGTCCTTGTGGATTTCGCTCAGGCGAGACTTCGTAGTAGTTCACGGCGTACCAATCCTGCACCCACTCCCAGACATTCCCGGCCATGTGCAAGAGTCCGTACGGACTCTTGCCCTGCTCATAAGATTGCACCGGCATCAAGACCTGGCTGTAACTGAATCGCGCTCCCAAGGCGAAATTCGCCAGGTCCTTGCTGGGGAATTGATCCCCCCAGGGATACAATCGTCCTTCCGTTCCCCTGGCCGACTTCTCCCATTCCGCTTCTGTCGGAAGCCGTTTCCCCTTCCACTGACAATAGGCATCAGCCTCAGACCAGTCTACGCCTATCACCGGACGATCATGAGACTGCGACAGATCGACGCTGTTCCATTGCCATGGCGCGGGACGTTGTGTCGCAAGAAGAAACTCCGCGTACTGCGCCGTCGCCACCTCGTAGAGATCCATGGAAAATCGATCCAACCACACCCGATGCACCGGACGTTCATCCTCCAAGGCCCGCACCCCATCCGATCCCATTGCAAACTGACCGGCTGGAATCTCGACCATCGGAGTCTCAGGTGGCACCGCCTGTTCCACCGGTCTAGTTTTTCTCAGACGTTCAAGCTGGGCTTGGGCAAAGTCATTACTTATAGATAGGCCGATCAAGAGTGGGATAAGGAAAGAGATTCCGAGCAAGAATCGCATGGTGCAATAGCATACATAAGCAAACACCGCTCCGCGAGAGCCATGCAAGTCGGTGTTGAGAAACAAGAGGAGCTGCCGTGGAAATGGGCCGGATGGTCAAAACGATCATCCAACAAGGCCGCAGCCGATGGCCACACCGCAGGCGTACCCTCTGGGGTACGTTGAGGATGTGGCCGAGGTGAGAACGCCGTTGGGGATCGTTTTCACCATCCGGCCTTGCTCAATGGATGATGCCGCTGACAACCCAATGCCGATCATCCACCACATCGATAACCAATCGGCTCAAATTCATCTCTGCCAGCTGCGCTGCTACTTCATCTTGAGTGAACGATGCCAACAGGGAATTGTAAAAGTCGCGCCGCAATATCTCTGATTCCTGCGCCGCATAACGTTCCACGATGGCCTGCGCCTCCTCGTGCGAATCCGGCCTGAGTAGATCCATCACGAGCACGGGAGAGTCTCGCTTCACCAGCTGCCGAAGCCGATACCAGAACTGCAAGGGATTTGGTACATGATGCAAGAGACTGTTGGAGACTACGGCATCGACCGGTTCGACCAACGAAACGTTCTGAAAGCGTTCGCAGCGGAGGCTTATCCGATCAGCCAGGCCCGCCTGTTTCACCGCCTCGGTTGCGAGCGCAATCATCGGCCCAGACGCATCGACAGCGATGATGCAACAAGCGGGAAGCGCCCGTGCGAACCGGACGGGGATATCGCCAGGGCCACACCCAAGGTCGAGGATATGGCCCCCGGTGAACTCCGGAAAATGTTCCCGAAAGCGATCGACGAATCCCTGATTCTCTGTTTCGAAATCCGCCCCTGCATAGGCGAGCGCCTGGTCAGGGTCATCCATCAGCTCAGGCTCAAGTACTCTCTTCATTATCGTCGTTCGTATCTCGTATCTCGTCGCTCGTGGTTCGCAAGGTTCTTACGAGATACGCTTCACGTTTCCACCGCCACTGCGTCTCCCGGTCTCACCATGCCCTCACGCAGAACCTTCGCATACAGTCGACTCCATCCCGGATTCTTCTTTTGAGAGACGCGCTTGTAGTCTCTGTCCAGGAACCACTGGGCATTTTTGTCACAGGGAGAGGTATAACTCATGATCTCGATCTGCACTTCCGGCCCAATCTTGAGCTGGTCTCCCGGTTTCAGTTTCTCCCACTCAAGCCCGGCGAGCGTCAGGTTTTCTCCGGAAGAGCCGGCTTCGATCGAGTGGCCCTCGTCCTGCAGCCGCTCGATCAGCTCTTGAGAATAGAGACAGACCGCGCGATCTGGTCCGCCATGTACCTTCAAATTCTGTTGCCGATCACCCTCGACTCCTGTTTTAGAAACCATGGCCTCCAGCAACGGACGTTTCGGGACTCCTCCATCAGACACATTGATCTGGTATACGTGGGGATAGGGGGGTCGGCCAGTTTCGGTCATGCGTCTATTCCTTCGCAGGGTTCGACCATCAAGAGTTCCAACGCCACCCAGCCTTCCTGTTCACGCCGTCGGGACGTCATAGCGCCGACCCGGGAGAACGCCCCAATAATCTCATCCTCTTGATCGAGCAAGATGCCGGACAGCAAGAGCCTCGCACCATGACTTACGTACCGCCCCAGTTCATCGCATGACAGCAACAGGGTCTGGCAATCGAGATTGGCGAGAATCAGGTCCGGTCGCAATGTGCCTTGCGGATCAATTGTTCCCAACGTTCCGCACCGAAAATCGAGACCATCTCCAAACACGTTTTGAGCGGCATAGTCTTTTGCACATTCCACGGCGACGGGGTCACAATCCACTCCGAGGGCCGAGTCAGCTCCAAGCCGCAATGCGACCATCGCCAGAATACCGCTCCCCGCGCCCACATCCAACACGAACTCGCCGCCGTGAATGAGATCCTCGAGCCACTCCAAGAGCATTCTTGTCGTCGCATGGTGTCCTGTGCCGAACGCCTGCTTCGGATCGAGCACGATCTCGATGTCCTGACCCTGTAACGTTACTGCCTCCCAACTTGGCCTGATCACAATCCGGCGACCGATCCGAATCGGCCTGACCGATTGAGCCCACTGGCGATTCCAATCTTGATCGGGCAATTCCACAACGCCAATGTCGCGTTCGATCGAGGCATCGGGATCGAGTCCCCACAAAGTCCTGGTCAGACGAGCCTGTGCCTCCAGGCTCCACTGCAGTTTCGGCCAATAGAGATGGATCACACCGTTCTCCTCCCATCCGCCTTGGACTCCGGAGTCAGACAGCCTGCTGATCAGCTCCGCCGCATCGACGGCGGTACGAATCTGCACATCGATCCATCCCTCTGATTTCATGATGGGCTAAGAGTCTGCTGAAAACATTCTAGGTGAACCAAAGTTTCCTTTTTCAGCACGTTTACGATAACAATAGCAATGGGGCGCCACACAGGATGCTCAAAAAGGATGTCCAGCAAGGCCGCAGCGAGCGAAGAGGCGAGGCGTACGCTTCGGTACGTTGAGCCTCTGAGCGATACGAGAACGCCGCTGGCGGACTTTTTCAGCATCCTGCCGGAGTTGACGCACTCTCCCCCTTCCCAGTAAGGTCGGCCCTATGGCCCAGAAACAGCCCCCCACGCTGGTTTCGAAAACCAGCTCCCTGACACGCCTGGTCGAGAAGCTCGACCGCATGATTGCCCTGGGCACTGCTTCGAGTTCTAAAATCACCCGCTGGCGTCTCATCATCTTCATCGTCGGAGCGATCTGCACGGTCGCCCTCTATAAAGTGGAATGGTATCAGGCAGGCAATGGAACCCTCGCCGTCTTCGTCGCTCTGTTCATGATCGTAGCCGCTTATCATAACAGGCTCGAAAGTCGTCTGCACCGGCTTCGGCTCTGGAAACAGATCAAGCTCGCGCACCTCGCACGCCTCAGTCTGGATTGGGATCATATTCCCTCTCGTTCATCTCACGCTCCTGACCAACATCCCTATGCTAAAGACTTAGACCTGGTTGGCCCCCATTCGCTCCTCCATTTGCTCGACACCACCGTATCCTCCCATGGACAGGGGCGGCTGGCCTCGTGGCTCCTTGAACAGCCTCCCGGACCTGACCAGTGGCTCCTACGCCGGCGCCTCGTGCAGGAACTTGTTCCAAGATCCCTCTTTCGCGATCGGCTGGGACTCGAAGCACAGCTCATTGGCGAACAGGAGATCAACGGTCGACGGCTGGAAGCTGTCATGCAACATACCGTGGGATTCCCCCGTCTCACAGCAGTCTTGGCTATTCAAACGCTGCTCGCTGCCACCACAATCACACTCGGGTTTGGTGCGCTGCTCAATTGGCTACCAGGTTATTGGATGTGGTCTTTCGCGGCCTACGCCCTCATCTATTTCATGACTGATCAAGGCGAGGAGTTATTGGAACATGCGGTGGGCGTGCACTTTGAATTGGAGAAACTGGGAGCCGTACTCGGGTTTGTCGAACGACACGTCAGGCATCGCCACACGGCGCTCGCAGACTTGTGGGCACCGTTGCTCGTACCAGGTGTGAATCCTCCCCAGCTTGTCCGTCAAGCTGCTCGAACCCTGCATGCGATCAGTGTCAAGGCCCATCCGGTGATCCATCTGCTCGTCAACGCTCTCTGCCCCTGGGATCTATGGTTCACCTATCGACTCCAACAGATTCAAGGTCACGTGGCTGCCCACCTGCCGACCTGGCTGGATCGCCTTGCCGAAGTCGAGGCAGCCTCGGCACTCGCCACGTTTGCAGCACTCCATCCTTCCTATCGCTGGCCTGACCCACTGACCCCCGATCCCCAGCGTAACGGAAGCCAGGCGAGGATTGTTGCCACAGGTCTCGCTCATCCGCTGATTCCTGAGAGACAACGAGTCTCGAACGATCTCGCCCTCGAAACGCTGGGAACCATTGTCCTGGTGACCGGATCCAACATGTCTGGCAAGAGCACTTTTTTACGAACCCTTGGCATCAATCTGTGCCTCGCCCAAGCGGGCGCCCCTGTCTGCGCCGGTCTTTTCGAATGGGGCTGGGTTCGCCTTGCCACCTGTATCCGCGTGGATGACTCACTCGAAGCGGGTCTGTCTTTCTTTTATGCCGAAGTGAAACGGTTGAAAGGCCTGCTCGACCAGACCACTGATCGATCCAGCACACCGGTACTCTTCCTGATCGATGAAATCTTCAAAGGGACCAACAATCGTGAGCGGCTGATCGGGAGCCGTTCCTACATTTCCGCCCTCTCAGAAGGCCATGGATTCGGGTTGGTAAGCACCCACGATCTGGAATTGACTGATCTCGACAAGACAGTGCCCCGATTGCGAAACGTCCACTTCCAGGAAACAGTGGTGGCAGGAGCGCTCCACTTCGACTACAAGCTCAGACCTGGCCCCTGTCCCACAACCAACGCCCTGCGGATTATGGAAATGGAGGGTTTGCCGGTGCCCAAAGCAGAGACTGGCGGGCAGGCTATCGATCCCTGAGCGCGAGCGCGCCCCGATAGAAGAGATACATCCCGCCCATCTGGATCACGTGATAGAGGTCATTGTGATTGAAGTCATGATGAAGCGCGATTTCGTTGACCTGAACAGTCGCAGCCAA
Encoded here:
- a CDS encoding formylglycine-generating enzyme family protein encodes the protein MFAYVCYCTMRFLLGISFLIPLLIGLSISNDFAQAQLERLRKTRPVEQAVPPETPMVEIPAGQFAMGSDGVRALEDERPVHRVWLDRFSMDLYEVATAQYAEFLLATQRPAPWQWNSVDLSQSHDRPVIGVDWSEADAYCQWKGKRLPTEAEWEKSARGTEGRLYPWGDQFPSKDLANFALGARFSYSQVLMPVQSYEQGKSPYGLLHMAGNVWEWVQDWYAVNYYEVSPERNPQGPEQGQFKVLRGGSWSDLPKYLLTYGRFKLPPETRNSYTGFRCAKS
- a CDS encoding class I SAM-dependent methyltransferase, with protein sequence MKRVLEPELMDDPDQALAYAGADFETENQGFVDRFREHFPEFTGGHILDLGCGPGDIPVRFARALPACCIIAVDASGPMIALATEAVKQAGLADRISLRCERFQNVSLVEPVDAVVSNSLLHHVPNPLQFWYRLRQLVKRDSPVLVMDLLRPDSHEEAQAIVERYAAQESEILRRDFYNSLLASFTQDEVAAQLAEMNLSRLVIDVVDDRHWVVSGIIH
- a CDS encoding MOSC domain-containing protein, giving the protein MTETGRPPYPHVYQINVSDGGVPKRPLLEAMVSKTGVEGDRQQNLKVHGGPDRAVCLYSQELIERLQDEGHSIEAGSSGENLTLAGLEWEKLKPGDQLKIGPEVQIEIMSYTSPCDKNAQWFLDRDYKRVSQKKNPGWSRLYAKVLREGMVRPGDAVAVET
- a CDS encoding 50S ribosomal protein L11 methyltransferase → MKSEGWIDVQIRTAVDAAELISRLSDSGVQGGWEENGVIHLYWPKLQWSLEAQARLTRTLWGLDPDASIERDIGVVELPDQDWNRQWAQSVRPIRIGRRIVIRPSWEAVTLQGQDIEIVLDPKQAFGTGHHATTRMLLEWLEDLIHGGEFVLDVGAGSGILAMVALRLGADSALGVDCDPVAVECAKDYAAQNVFGDGLDFRCGTLGTIDPQGTLRPDLILANLDCQTLLLSCDELGRYVSHGARLLLSGILLDQEDEIIGAFSRVGAMTSRRREQEGWVALELLMVEPCEGIDA